The Pleuronectes platessa chromosome 13, fPlePla1.1, whole genome shotgun sequence genome includes a window with the following:
- the LOC128454621 gene encoding protein THEM6: MCWLLWVLGTLLALFCSLDVWYFLRMAAVIARSWFQPTISDVTAEQVVTGRVTSNDITGCHMNNARYLRECDFARFSLYTRNGVFKAVRALRASMMVAATTIRYRRALCTGEGYELRSQIVTWDDKAFYLEQRFVSKKDGLVCAVMYCKQSVIRCSPDQIMQHLCKRKVQCPEFPEDLQHWVNFISASSQALRAESGLEDKNK; encoded by the exons ATGTGTTGGTTGCTGTGGGTGCTCGGCACCTTGCTGGCTCTCTTCTGCAGCCTGGATGTGTGGTACTTCCTCCGAATGGCGGCGGTGATCGCCCGGTCCTGGTTCCAGCCTACGATCTCGGATGTCACAGCTGAGCAGGTGGTGACAGGCCGGGTCACTTCCAATGACATCACAGGGTGCCACATGAACAACGCTCGTTACCTCCGCGAGTGCGACTTCGCCCGCTTCTCTCTCTACACACGCAACGGCGTGTTCAAGGCCGTGCGAGCCCTCAGAGCTTCGATGATGGTGGCGGCCACCACCATCCGCTACCGAAGGGCTCTGTGTACCGGTGAGGGCTACGAGCTGCGGAGTCAGATCGTTACTTGGGACGACAAAGCCTTTTACCTGGAGCAGAGATTTGTGTCAAAGAAAGACGGCCTGGTGTGTGCCGTCATGTACTGCAAGCAGAGTGTGATCCGCTGCAGCCCGGACCAGATCATGCAGCATCTTTGCAAGAGGAAG GTGCAGTGCCCTGAGTTTCCAGAGGACCTTCAACACTGGGTCAACTTCATCTCAGCCAGCAGCCAGGCCCTCAGGGCAGAGAGCGGACTGGAGGACAAGAACAAATAA
- the LOC128454616 gene encoding uncharacterized protein LOC128454616 isoform X2 produces the protein MAAATVSVEHNQFCCCVCLDILRLPVTIPCGHSYCLGCIDRHWNTTEQISKYSCPQCRHVFNLRPLLCRNTVLAELVEQFKRSRSEASAGTLAKADDVNCSVCTGRKSKAVKSCLVCSQSYCVAHLRVHEERFHGKAHKLVPASDQLREKVLPPAGKEAVLGADEKTKPQMDQIFNLLKQDRLESYYNQFLQLGVKDVRDLLDSVTDEDLHNLGLSRVEKNRFVTLKNNIKRPQASKGQVQTVASVQKPREAFFLQYKYPKCPQPKRITDMDPTQNTVEDLMLRICHLENVGSNTGVCLYTIDGMPLTDDPFFNTWSLKERYIQSGDMIYVIFTPKENLKYAPQTLRGEFVETPGEEVIRCHIMLRGDFDLMVNFKNDTITSLRLKLANASGIPAHVLQYKGQRDGCDKLESCGISEGSTVAFSLYTDDEMSFNESFFINDVVPSVQQTKKGISVFLSSLYIVKRYHPKIQYKWIGYIRRLTGCNPLAQSLHQLLSRNERMTRNQKISIVEGLYVLFRELLPQLGSDRGKKVIKDVHVFENSLYCWAHLISRSQQQISDFENFAEVSLTSQDNSRFCEPVRVPGVPVAFERAVILQKIKDGVKIPNCTEEILRETSLQRATDIEKILLSLPPFIKTYHLWISNEKITGQNFQVHEQLTFGEMVEGLKSFPHLNVTPPLHLKKLGENKVCLVLLSEDNLGVYLQKFKGSTDMIMVHNCLDGKSIVEDVNELAAKTGDHREDGSFVTTRTPNEAILVLIDTSSSMDEECYGNVGIKKINAVKELFDNFASRSMAYDFHHIIGLVSFDSMVKTLHTFTENLEKFKEFIRVLQPNGCTLLYDALRWGLSELEKVKTKFPKCRLRIICLTDGNDSGSSMEPVAITAKLLKSDIVVDSILLGNVENNMLHGISNATGGCCFKPQTIKEGLKLFEIETVLSLDQRKPKKKLDPSSVSEPTLMSIFATTGYDEYPDTSLPTQLSNKVTGTESALKKKLREAKDKRFMEKDRRVLEELKSLHCDPHPFFSVFTSESDFAFWRILMQGPPDTPYEKGVFELYCQFGPQYPVKPPLVRFVTRVYHCNINSVGRICHSIFDRSYNAHITIREIFDAVYGLLIIPEPDDPLDSILAEEFLTNREKYLHEAKKYTELNAGKSLDDMEKKLVDPVQQFIPQHLICPLTNKMFIDPVKTVYGTVYERIAIEEHLKRHQYDPLAGPGHDLDLCYVRADWDMKKMVMDHRSRQIQ, from the exons ATGGCAGCAGCAACAGTTTCCGTTGAACATAACCAGTTCTGTTGTTGCGTGTGCCTGGACATCTTGAGACTCCCGGTGACGATCCCCTGTGGACACAGCTATTGTCTGGGCTGTATTGATAGGCACTGGAACACGACAGAGCAGATAAGCAAGTACAGCTGCCCTCAGTGCCGGCATGTGTTTAATCTCAGACCTTTGCTGTGTAGAAACACGGTTCTGGCTGAACTGGTGGAACAGTTTAAGCGAAGCAGATCTGAAGCCTCAGCCGGAACTTTGGCCAAAGCAGATGATGTGAATTGCAGCGTTTGTACGGGGAGAAAGAGCAAAGCTGTGAAGTCCTGCCTGGTTTGCTCTCAGTCGTACTGTGTGGCTCACCTGAGAGTCCACGAGGAACGCTTTCATGGAAAGGCTCATAAACTGGTGCCAGCTTCAGATCAGCTGAGGGAGAAGGTGCTCCCACCAGCTGGGAAGGAGGCTGTGCTGGGGgcagatgaaaaaacaaaaccacag ATGGATCAAATATTCAACTTACTGAAGCAGGACAGACTCGAGTCATACTACAATCAGTTCCTTCAGCTGGGTGTAAAAGATGTCAGAGATTTGCTGGATAGTGTGACAGATGAAGATCTACATAACTTAG GTTTAAGTCGAGTGGAAAAGAATCGTTTTGTGAcgttgaaaaacaacattaaaagacCCCAAGCTTCAAAGGGCCAAGTTCAAACTGTGGCATCTGTGCAAAAACCAAGGGAGGCATTCTTCCTGCAGTACAAGTACCCTAAATGTCCTCAACCGAAACGTATTACAG ataTGGATCCAACTCAAAACACTGTTGAAGATCTCATGTTGAGGATCTGTCACCTTGAAAACGTGGGCAGCAACACAGGAGTTTGTCTCTACACAATTGACGGGATGCCATTGACAGATGATCCTTTCTTCAACACGT GGTCTCTGAAAGAGAGATACATTCAAAGTGGAGATATGATCTATGTGATTTTTACACCAAAGGAAAACCTGAAATATGCTCCTCAGACACTCAGAGGGGAGTTTGTCGAAACACCTGGAGAGGAGGTTATCCGATGCCACATCATGCTCAGG gGAGACTTTGACTTGATGGTGAACTTCAAAAACGACACCATAACCAGTCTCAGACTCAAGTTGGCAAATGCAAGTGGAATTCCAGCACACGTCCTTCAATACAA AGGTCAACGTGATGGATGTGACAAACTGGAAAGCTGTGGAATCTCTGAGGGGTCAACTGTTGCCTTCTCTTTATACACAGATGATGAGATGTCATTCAATGAATCTTTCTTCATTAATGATGTTGTGCCTTCAGTCCAGCAAACCAAGAAAGGAATCAGTGTGTTCCTGTCCTCACTTTACATTGTT aaAAGGTATCAtccaaaaatacaatataaatggATTGGCTACATCCGGAGACTGACTGGATGTAACCCACTTGCCCAAAGTTTGCATCAGCTACTCAGCAGGAATGAAAGAATGACCAGGAATCAAAAG ATTTCAATAGTTGAAGGCTTGTACGTGCTCTTCAGAGAGCTTTTGCCCCAACTTGGCTCCGACCGAGGGAAGAAAGTCATCAAGGACGTGCATGTCTTTGAGAATTCATTGTACTGCTGGGCACATCTCATCTCAAGATCACAG CAACAAATATCAGACTTTGAGAACTTCGCAGAAGTCTCTCTCACATCTCAAGACAACAGCCGTTTCTGTGAACCAGTGAGAGTGCCAGGAGTGCCAGTTGCCTTTGAACGAGCAGTCATTCTCCAGAAAATCAAAG ATGGGGTGAAAATCCCAAACTGCACAGAAGAGATTTTGCGAGAGACCTCATTACAGAGAGCCACTGACATTGAGAAAATCCTGCTAAGCTTGCCTCCCTTCATCAAGACCTATCATCTCTGGATTAGTAATGAAAAGATAACCGGTCAGAA CTTTCAGGTCCATGAACAGTTGACTTTTGGAGAAATGGTTGAAGGATTGAAGTCTTTCCCTCATCTCAATGTGACCCCACCCCTACATCTGAAGAAGCTTGGAGAGAATAAGGTCTGCCTTGTTCTGCTGAGTGAAG ATAACCTTGGTGTTTATCTGCAAAAATTCAAAGGATCCACAGATATGATCATGGTGCACAACTGTCTGGATGGCAAGAGCATTGTAGAGGATGTGAATGAACTGGCGGCCAA GACTGGTGACCATAGAGAAGATGGATCATTTGTCACAACTAGGACTCCAAATGAAGCCATACTG gtCCTGATAGATACAAGCTCATCCATGGATGAAGAGTGCTATGGAAATGTAGGGATAAAGAAAATTAATGCTGTGAAGGAGCTCTTTGACAACTTTGCATCAAGAAGCATGGCTTATGATTTCCATCATATCATTGGTCTCGTGAGTTTTGACTCAATGGTGAAAACTCTGCACACCTTTActgaaaacctggaaaagttcAAG gAGTTCATCCGTGTCCTTCAACCGAATGGATGCACTCTGCTGTATGATGCCCTACGATGGGGCTTGTCCGAGTTGGAAAAGGTCAAGACGAAGTTTCCAAAATGTCGACTTCGCATTATCTGCCTCACTGATGGAAATGATTCTGG ATCCTCGATGGAGCCAGTTGCCATTACAGCCAAGCTGTTAAAATCTGACATCGTTGTGGATTCAATCCTTCTTGGAAATGTGGAGAACAATATGCTGCATGGAATCAGCAATGCAACAG GCGGCTGCTGTTTCAAACCACAGACGATCAAAGAGGGTTTGAAGCTCTTCGAGATCGAGACAGTCCTGTCTTTGGATCAGAGGAAACCAAAGAAAAAACTTGACCCGTCCTCTGTCAGTGAG CCTACTTTAATGAGTATCTTTGCAACCACCGGATATGATGAGTATCCAGATACATCCTTACCAACCCAGCTAAGCAACAAAGTGACcgggacagagag TGCTTTGAAAAAGAAGCTTCGGGAGGCGAAGGATAAGCGCTTCATGGAAAAGGACAGACGtgtcctggaggagctgaagagcctGCACTGTGACCCTCATCCCTTCTTCAGTGTCTTCACATCAGAGTCAGACTTCG CATTCTGGAGGATTCTCATGCAGGGCCCTCCTGACACGCCCTATGAGAAAGGAGTGTTTGAGCTGTACTGCCAGTTTGGTCCTCAATACCCAGTGAAGCCTCCACTTGTTCGATTTGTCACAAGA GTGTACCATTGCAACATCAACAGCGTCGGCCGCATCTGCCACAGCATTTTTGACCGCAGCTACAATGCTCACATTACCATCAGAGAAATCTTTGATGCTGTGTATGGACTGCTCATCATCCCTGAGCCTGATGATCCACTGGACAG CATTTTGGCTGAAGAGTTCCTGACGAACCGTGAGAAATATCTGCATGAAGCAAAGAAATACACGGAGCTTAATGCAGGAAAGTCACTGGATGACATGGAGAAG AAATTGGTGGATCCTGTGCAGCAGTTCATACCCCAACATCTAATCTGTCCACTCACCAATAAGATGTTTATTGATCCCGTGAAAACTGTGTACGGCACCGTGTATGAACGCATAGCCATCGAGGAACACCTCAAACG ACACCAGTATGACCCGTTGGCTGGCCCAGGACACGACCTTGATCTTTGCTATGTAAGAGCCGACTGGGACATGAAGAAAATGGTGATGGATCATCGATCTCGTCAAATTCAGTGA
- the ftr67 gene encoding finTRIM family, member 67 yields MAQAGVVLDRDQFNCSICLDVLKDPVTIPCGHSYCSRCIRDYWDQEDYLGVFMCPQCRHNFNPRPSLARNTMLADVVEKFRKTGLQEAATPETQSFAEGDDVECDVCTGRKNRAVRSCLVCLASYCDVHVRPHYESAAFKKHRLVWASRKLQETICPRHDKLLEVFCRTDKQCICYLCLTDEHKGHDTVLAEVEVQDRQRQVGDMKQSSQLRIQLREMEVQELRQAICSVSRSARATAEESDALFTELIRSIELKRFEVRELIHAQERTAVSQAEQLLDKIQKEIAELKKNEAELDKLSHAADHIHFLQSCQSLHAPPVLSALPPVTADPNITFGPVMTAVSDFKGLLQEVCQGGFVSIYERVREVVIVGSSDPAAQTDTTESNDSVFNGLMEATAAISSPGLDQSPVSPLNPFLPQGSAVPTFGILSFGTKLSSGPRPRHLQRRAHPRRK; encoded by the exons ATGGCTCAGGCCGGGGTGGTGCTGGACCGGGACCAGTTCAACTGCTCCATATGTCTGGACGTGCTGAAGGACCCGGTGACGATCCCCTGCGGACACAGCTACTGCTCCAGGTGCATCCGGGACTACTGGGACCAGGAGGACTACCTGGGGGTCTTCATGTGTCCGCAGTGCCGACACAACTTCAACCCGAGGCCGTCCCTGGCCCGGAACACGATGCTGGCCGACGTGGTGGAGAAGTTCCGGAAGACCGGACTCCAGGAGGCCGCGACGCCCGAGACCCAGAGCTTCGCGGAGGGCGACGACGTTGAGTGCGACGTGTGCACCGGGAGGAAGAACCGGGCTGTCCGGTCGTGTCTGGTGTGTTTGGCCTCCTACTGCGACGTCCACGTCCGACCCCACTACGAGTCCGCCGCCTTCAAGAAGCACCGGCTGGTGTGGGCctccaggaagctgcaggagacCATCTGTCCCCGGCACGACAAGCTGCTGGAGGTGTTCTGCCGCACCGACAAACAGTGCATCTGCTACCTGTGTCTGACGGACGAGCACAAGGGACACGACACGGTGCTGGCTGAGGTGGAGGTCCAGGACCGACAG agGCAGGTCGGCGACATGAAGCAGAGCTCACAGCTTCGAATTCAGCTCAGAGAGATGGAGGTTCAGGAGCTGAGACAGGCCATTTGCTCTGTTTCG cgctCTGCTCGGGCCACAGCTGAAGAAAGCGACGCCCTCTTCACCGAGCTGATTCGGTCGATCGAGCTGAAGCGCTTCGAGGTGAGGGAGCTGATCCATGCCCAGGAGAGGACGGCCGTCAGTCAggctgagcagctgctggacaAGATCCAGAAGGAGATCGCCGAGCTGAAGAAGAACGAGGCCGAGCTGGACAAGCTTTCCCACGCCGCCGACcacatccacttcctccag AGCTGTCAGTCTCTTCACGCTCCACCTGTGCTGTCGGCTCTGCCTCCAGTCACCGCCGACCCCAACATCACCTTCGGCCCAGTGATGACGGCTGTGTCCGACTTTAAAGGACTGTTGCAGGAGGTCTGCCAGGGAGGATTTGTCAGCATCTACGAGAGAG TGAGAGAAGTGGTGATCGTAGGTTCTTCAGATCCGGCTGCACAGACAGATACCACAGAGTCTAATGATTCTGTGTTTAACGGACTAATGGAAGCTACAGCAG CGATCTCTTCGCCTGGGCTGGACCAAAGTCCTGTGAGTCCTCTCAACCCCTTCCTCCCTCAGGGATCCGCTGTGCCCACGTTTGGCATCTTGTCATTTG GCACCAAACTGTCCTCCGGACCCCGACCCAGGCACCTTCAGCGACGTGCTCACCCCAGGAGGAAATAG
- the LOC128454616 gene encoding uncharacterized protein LOC128454616 isoform X1, which translates to MAAATVSVEHNQFCCCVCLDILRLPVTIPCGHSYCLGCIDRHWNTTEQISKYSCPQCRHVFNLRPLLCRNTVLAELVEQFKRSRSEASAGTLAKADDVNCSVCTGRKSKAVKSCLVCSQSYCVAHLRVHEERFHGKAHKLVPASDQLREKVLPPAGKEAVLGADEKTKPQMDQIFNLLKQDRLESYYNQFLQLGVKDVRDLLDSVTDEDLHNLGLSRVEKNRFVTLKNNIKRPQASKGQVQTVASVQKPREAFFLQYKYPKCPQPKRITDMDPTQNTVEDLMLRICHLENVGSNTGVCLYTIDGMPLTDDPFFNTWSLKERYIQSGDMIYVIFTPKENLKYAPQTLRGEFVETPGEEVIRCHIMLRGDFDLMVNFKNDTITSLRLKLANASGIPAHVLQYKGQRDGCDKLESCGISEGSTVAFSLYTDDEMSFNESFFINDVVPSVQQTKKGISVFLSSLYIVKRYHPKIQYKWIGYIRRLTGCNPLAQSLHQLLSRNERMTRNQKISIVEGLYVLFRELLPQLGSDRGKKVIKDVHVFENSLYCWAHLISRSQQQISDFENFAEVSLTSQDNSRFCEPVRVPGVPVAFERAVILQKIKDGVKIPNCTEEILRETSLQRATDIEKILLSLPPFIKTYHLWISNEKITGQNFQVHEQLTFGEMVEGLKSFPHLNVTPPLHLKKLGENKVCLVLLSEDNLGVYLQKFKGSTDMIMVHNCLDGKSIVEDVNELAAKTGDHREDGSFVTTRTPNEAILVLIDTSSSMDEECYGNVGIKKINAVKELFDNFASRSMAYDFHHIIGLVSFDSMVKTLHTFTENLEKFKEFIRVLQPNGCTLLYDALRWGLSELEKVKTKFPKCRLRIICLTDGNDSGSSMEPVAITAKLLKSDIVVDSILLGNVENNMLHGISNATGGCCFKPQTIKEGLKLFEIETVLSLDQRKPKKKLDPSSVSEPTLMSIFATTGYDEYPDTSLPTQLSNKVTGTESALKKKLREAKDKRFMEKDRRVLEELKSLHCDPHPFFSVFTSESDFAFWRILMQGPPDTPYEKGVFELYCKFGPQYPVKPPLVRFVTRVYHCNINSVGRICHSIFDRSYNAHITIRDIFDAVYGLLIIPEPDDPLDSILAEEFLTNREKYLHEAKKYTELNAGKSLDDMEKKLVDPVQQFIPQHLICPLTNKMFIDPVKTVYGTVYERIAIEEHLKRHQYDPLAGPGHDLDLCYVRADWDMKKMVMDHRSRQIQ; encoded by the exons ATGGCAGCAGCAACAGTTTCCGTTGAACATAACCAGTTCTGTTGTTGCGTGTGCCTGGACATCTTGAGACTCCCGGTGACGATCCCCTGTGGACACAGCTATTGTCTGGGCTGTATTGATAGGCACTGGAACACGACAGAGCAGATAAGCAAGTACAGCTGCCCTCAGTGCCGGCATGTGTTTAATCTCAGACCTTTGCTGTGTAGAAACACGGTTCTGGCTGAACTGGTGGAACAGTTTAAGCGAAGCAGATCTGAAGCCTCAGCCGGAACTTTGGCCAAAGCAGATGATGTGAATTGCAGCGTTTGTACGGGGAGAAAGAGCAAAGCTGTGAAGTCCTGCCTGGTTTGCTCTCAGTCGTACTGTGTGGCTCACCTGAGAGTCCACGAGGAACGCTTTCATGGAAAGGCTCATAAACTGGTGCCAGCTTCAGATCAGCTGAGGGAGAAGGTGCTCCCACCAGCTGGGAAGGAGGCTGTGCTGGGGgcagatgaaaaaacaaaaccacag ATGGATCAAATATTCAACTTACTGAAGCAGGACAGACTCGAGTCATACTACAATCAGTTCCTTCAGCTGGGTGTAAAAGATGTCAGAGATTTGCTGGATAGTGTGACAGATGAAGATCTACATAACTTAG GTTTAAGTCGAGTGGAAAAGAATCGTTTTGTGAcgttgaaaaacaacattaaaagacCCCAAGCTTCAAAGGGCCAAGTTCAAACTGTGGCATCTGTGCAAAAACCAAGGGAGGCATTCTTCCTGCAGTACAAGTACCCTAAATGTCCTCAACCGAAACGTATTACAG ataTGGATCCAACTCAAAACACTGTTGAAGATCTCATGTTGAGGATCTGTCACCTTGAAAACGTGGGCAGCAACACAGGAGTTTGTCTCTACACAATTGACGGGATGCCATTGACAGATGATCCTTTCTTCAACACGT GGTCTCTGAAAGAGAGATACATTCAAAGTGGAGATATGATCTATGTGATTTTTACACCAAAGGAAAACCTGAAATATGCTCCTCAGACACTCAGAGGGGAGTTTGTCGAAACACCTGGAGAGGAGGTTATCCGATGCCACATCATGCTCAGG gGAGACTTTGACTTGATGGTGAACTTCAAAAACGACACCATAACCAGTCTCAGACTCAAGTTGGCAAATGCAAGTGGAATTCCAGCACACGTCCTTCAATACAA AGGTCAACGTGATGGATGTGACAAACTGGAAAGCTGTGGAATCTCTGAGGGGTCAACTGTTGCCTTCTCTTTATACACAGATGATGAGATGTCATTCAATGAATCTTTCTTCATTAATGATGTTGTGCCTTCAGTCCAGCAAACCAAGAAAGGAATCAGTGTGTTCCTGTCCTCACTTTACATTGTT aaAAGGTATCAtccaaaaatacaatataaatggATTGGCTACATCCGGAGACTGACTGGATGTAACCCACTTGCCCAAAGTTTGCATCAGCTACTCAGCAGGAATGAAAGAATGACCAGGAATCAAAAG ATTTCAATAGTTGAAGGCTTGTACGTGCTCTTCAGAGAGCTTTTGCCCCAACTTGGCTCCGACCGAGGGAAGAAAGTCATCAAGGACGTGCATGTCTTTGAGAATTCATTGTACTGCTGGGCACATCTCATCTCAAGATCACAG CAACAAATATCAGACTTTGAGAACTTCGCAGAAGTCTCTCTCACATCTCAAGACAACAGCCGTTTCTGTGAACCAGTGAGAGTGCCAGGAGTGCCAGTTGCCTTTGAACGAGCAGTCATTCTCCAGAAAATCAAAG ATGGGGTGAAAATCCCAAACTGCACAGAAGAGATTTTGCGAGAGACCTCATTACAGAGAGCCACTGACATTGAGAAAATCCTGCTAAGCTTGCCTCCCTTCATCAAGACCTATCATCTCTGGATTAGTAATGAAAAGATAACCGGTCAGAA CTTTCAGGTCCATGAACAGTTGACTTTTGGAGAAATGGTTGAAGGATTGAAGTCTTTCCCTCATCTCAATGTGACCCCACCCCTACATCTGAAGAAGCTTGGAGAGAATAAGGTCTGCCTTGTTCTGCTGAGTGAAG ATAACCTTGGTGTTTATCTGCAAAAATTCAAAGGATCCACAGATATGATCATGGTGCACAACTGTCTGGATGGCAAGAGCATTGTAGAGGATGTGAATGAACTGGCGGCCAA GACTGGTGACCATAGAGAAGATGGATCATTTGTCACAACTAGGACTCCAAATGAAGCCATACTG gtCCTGATAGATACAAGCTCATCCATGGATGAAGAGTGCTATGGAAATGTAGGGATAAAGAAAATTAATGCTGTGAAGGAGCTCTTTGACAACTTTGCATCAAGAAGCATGGCTTATGATTTCCATCATATCATTGGTCTCGTGAGTTTTGACTCAATGGTGAAAACTCTGCACACCTTTActgaaaacctggaaaagttcAAG gAGTTCATCCGTGTCCTTCAACCGAATGGATGCACTCTGCTGTATGATGCCCTACGATGGGGCTTGTCCGAGTTGGAAAAGGTCAAGACGAAGTTTCCAAAATGTCGACTTCGCATTATCTGCCTCACTGATGGAAATGATTCTGG ATCCTCGATGGAGCCAGTTGCCATTACAGCCAAGCTGTTAAAATCTGACATCGTTGTGGATTCAATCCTTCTTGGAAATGTGGAGAACAATATGCTGCATGGAATCAGCAATGCAACAG GCGGCTGCTGTTTCAAACCACAGACGATCAAAGAGGGTTTGAAGCTCTTCGAGATCGAGACAGTCCTGTCTTTGGATCAGAGGAAACCAAAGAAAAAACTTGACCCGTCCTCTGTCAGTGAG CCTACTTTAATGAGTATCTTTGCAACCACCGGATATGATGAGTATCCAGATACATCCTTACCAACCCAGCTAAGCAACAAAGTGACcgggacagagag TGCTTTGAAAAAGAAGCTTCGGGAGGCGAAGGATAAGCGCTTCATGGAAAAGGACAGACGtgtcctggaggagctgaagagcctGCACTGTGACCCTCATCCCTTCTTCAGTGTCTTCACATCAGAGTCAGACTTCG CATTCTGGAGGATTCTCATGCAGGGCCCTCCTGACACGCCCTATGAGAAAGGAGTGTTTGAGCTGTACTGCAAGTTTGGTCCTCAATACCCAGTGAAGCCTCCACTTGTTCGATTTGTCACACGA GTGTACCATTGCAACATCAACAGCGTGGGCCGCATCTGCCACAGCATTTTTGACCGCAGCTACAATGCTCACATTACCATCAGAGACATCTTTGATGCTGTGTATGGACTGCTCATCATCCCTGAGCCTGATGATCCACTGGACAG CATTTTGGCTGAAGAGTTCCTGACGAACCGTGAGAAATATCTGCATGAAGCAAAGAAATACACTGAGCTTAATGCAGGAAAGTCACTGGATGACATGGAGAAG AAATTGGTGGATCCTGTGCAGCAGTTCATACCCCAACATCTAATCTGTCCACTCACCAATAAGATGTTTATTGATCCCGTGAAAACTGTGTACGGCACCGTGTATGAACGCATAGCCATCGAGGAACACCTCAAACG ACACCAGTATGACCCGTTGGCTGGCCCAGGACACGACCTTGATCTTTGCTATGTAAGAGCCGACTGGGACATGAAGAAAATGGTGATGGATCATCGATCTCGTCAAATTCAGTGA
- the LOC128454622 gene encoding protein THEM6 codes for MCWLLWVLGALLALFCSLDVWYFLRGAAVIARAWFQPTIWDVTAEQVVTGRVTSNDIDMCHMNNARYLRECDFARFSLYTRNGVFKAVRALRASMVVAATTIRYRRALCIGEGYELRSQIVTWDDKAFYLEQRFVSKKDGLVCAVMYCKQSVIRCSPDQIMQHLCKRKVQCPEFPEDLQHWVNFISASSQALRAESGLEDKNK; via the exons ATGTGTTGGTTGCTGTGGGTGCTCGGCGCCTTGCTGGCTCTCTTCTGCAGCCTGGATGTGTGGTACTTCCTCCGAGGGGCGGCGGTGATCGCCCGGGCCTGGTTCCAGCCTACGATCTGGGACGTCACAGCTGAGCAGGTGGTGACAGGCCGGGTCACTTCCAATGACATTGACATGTGCCACATGAACAATGCTCGCTACCTCCGCGAGTGCGACTTCGCCCGCTTCTCTCTCTACACACGCAACGGCGTGTTCAAGGCCGTGCGAGCCCTCAGAGCTTCGATGGTGGTGGCGGCCACCACCATCCGCTACCGAAGGGCTCTGTGTATCGGTGAGGGCTACGAGCTGCGGAGTCAGATCGTTACTTGGGACGACAAAGCCTTTTACCTGGAGCAGAGATTTGTGTCAAAGAAAGACGGCCTGGTGTGTGCCGTCATGTACTGCAAGCAGAGTGTGATCCGCTGCAGCCCGGACCAGATCATGCAGCATCTTTGCAAGAGGAAG GTGCAGTGCCCTGAGTTTCCAGAGGACCTTCAACACTGGGTCAACTTCATCTCAGCCAGCAGCCAGGCCCTCAGGGCAGAGAGCGGACTGGAGGACAAGAACAAATAA
- the LOC128454623 gene encoding protein THEM6, whose translation MMLLVFGALLLLFCTLDVWYFLRGVKVFIQAWFQPRIWDILAEQSIDGMVLPHDLDYMGHMNNSRYLRECDFARFHHYMRNGLFMASCRMGAKMVVGASTIRYRRSLAFREAFEIRTKVLGWDEKAFYLEQRFVSKKDGFVSAVMLCRQNVVRCSPESVIEFVCKRKIECPKFPEDLQHWISFITASSQALRAESGLEEKNK comes from the exons ATGATGCTGCTGGTGTTTGGagccctcctcctgctcttctgtACTCTGGATGTATGGTACTTCCTGCGCGGGGTCAAGGTCTTTATCCAGGCATGGTTCCAGCCCAGAATATGGGACATTCTAGCAGAGCAAAGCATCGATGGCATGGTCCTGCCGCATGACCTGGACTACATGGGCCACATGAACAACTCTCGATACCTGAGGGAGTGCGACTTTGCTCGCTTTCACCATTACATGCGAAACGGGCTGTTCATGGCCTCGTGCAGGATGGGGGCCAAAATGGTGGTAGGGGCTTCCACCATCCGGTACCGGCGCTCCTTGGCCTTCCGCGAGGCTTTTGAGATTCGGACCAAAGTATTGGGATGGGACGAGAAGGCCTTTTACTTGGAGCAGCGCTTCGTGTCCAAGAAAGACGGCTTTGTGTCTGCAGTGATGCTCTGCAGGCAGAATGTGGTGCGCTGCAGCCCGGAGAGCGTTATAGAATTTGTATGCAAAAGGAAG atcGAGTGTCCCAAGTTTCCAGAGGACCTCCAACACTGGATCAGCTTCATTACAGCCAGCAGCCAGGCCCTGAGAGCAGAGAGCGgactggaggagaagaacaagTGA